From the Deinococcus radiophilus genome, one window contains:
- a CDS encoding amino acid aminotransferase yields the protein MLEQLKAQPADKILALTEAFRADERHGKIDLGVGVYRDAYGLTPVMAAVKEAEKRIWDEQKTKAYTQLVGDAEYRTALTDMILGEGAVQRADLSSSASVGGTGAVHLALALARAANPELTVYYSDPTWPNHLTILSSMGIRHQSYRYFDAESGTVDLTGMLEDLQQAKAGDVVLLHGCCHNPTGANPTLEQWAQVAQVVKESGATALIDLAYQGFGDGLEQDAAATRLLTGALDEVMIAASCSKNFGIYRERTGLLIAKTAEAQQGTVQANMAAQNRQAFSFPPDHGARIVSTVLTDAGLRQSWTEELEAVRLGMLELRAQLSAALREETGSDRFDFIARHRGMFSRLGLTPEQVEKLRSEYGIYMTGDSRINIAGLNRETVPVLAKAVAEVIRREG from the coding sequence ATGCTCGAACAACTCAAAGCCCAGCCCGCCGATAAGATCCTGGCCCTGACCGAAGCCTTCCGCGCCGACGAGCGTCACGGCAAGATTGACCTGGGCGTGGGCGTGTACCGCGACGCCTACGGCCTGACCCCCGTGATGGCCGCCGTCAAAGAAGCCGAAAAGCGGATCTGGGACGAGCAAAAGACCAAGGCCTACACCCAGCTGGTCGGGGACGCTGAGTACCGCACTGCCCTGACCGACATGATTCTGGGGGAGGGTGCCGTTCAGCGGGCGGACCTGTCCAGCAGCGCCTCGGTGGGTGGTACGGGCGCAGTGCACTTGGCCTTGGCCCTGGCCCGCGCCGCCAACCCTGAATTGACGGTCTACTACTCCGACCCCACCTGGCCCAACCACCTGACCATCCTCTCATCTATGGGCATCCGGCATCAGAGTTACCGCTACTTCGACGCCGAGAGCGGCACGGTGGACCTGACAGGCATGCTGGAAGACCTGCAGCAGGCCAAGGCGGGCGACGTGGTGTTGCTGCACGGCTGCTGCCACAACCCCACCGGGGCGAACCCTACGCTGGAGCAGTGGGCACAAGTTGCTCAGGTGGTCAAAGAGTCCGGGGCCACCGCCCTGATTGACTTGGCCTACCAGGGCTTCGGGGACGGACTGGAACAGGACGCCGCCGCGACCCGCCTGCTCACGGGCGCGCTGGATGAAGTGATGATCGCCGCATCTTGCTCCAAGAACTTCGGTATCTACCGCGAGCGCACCGGCTTACTCATCGCCAAGACGGCTGAGGCGCAGCAGGGCACCGTACAGGCCAATATGGCCGCGCAGAACCGCCAGGCCTTCTCCTTCCCACCCGACCACGGGGCGCGAATCGTCAGCACCGTGCTGACTGACGCCGGGCTGCGCCAGTCCTGGACCGAGGAACTGGAGGCCGTGCGCCTGGGCATGCTGGAACTGCGAGCGCAGCTGAGCGCCGCCCTGCGGGAAGAGACCGGCAGCGACCGCTTCGACTTTATTGCCCGTCACCGGGGTATGTTCTCACGCCTGGGCCTGACCCCAGAGCAGGTGGAGAAGCTGCGCAGCGAGTACGGCATCTACATGACCGGTGATTCACGCATCAACATCGCGGGCCTGAACCGTGAAACGGTCCCGGTGCTGGCCAAGGCCGTGGCCGAAGTCATTCGCCGCGAAGGCTGA
- a CDS encoding KH domain-containing protein, whose product MNRDQGQHYGPDQQIDVEELVEFLARQMVDEPEQVRVHRQGQTLLIRVGEGEEGRLIGRQGRVIQAIRTLARSATPPRSRLTVDLDGPRSAHKEKRRP is encoded by the coding sequence ATGAACCGCGACCAAGGCCAGCACTATGGCCCCGACCAACAGATTGACGTAGAAGAGCTGGTGGAGTTTCTGGCCCGCCAGATGGTGGACGAGCCGGAGCAGGTGCGGGTTCACCGTCAGGGACAGACTCTGCTGATCCGGGTGGGCGAAGGCGAAGAAGGCCGCCTGATTGGTCGCCAGGGCCGGGTAATCCAGGCGATCCGGACCCTGGCCCGCAGCGCCACCCCACCGCGCTCGCGCCTGACCGTGGATCTGGACGGCCCGCGCAGCGCCCACAAGGAGAAGAGGCGTCCGTGA
- the rimM gene encoding ribosome maturation factor RimM (Essential for efficient processing of 16S rRNA): protein MSAPENTTRIGYFLGPQGLKGGVKLFVLGEAEQLRELPRVWVEGWGWLKLRRTELTYPGIALFPSTITTREAAADLRGAQVYADDADLPALEEGSYYYHELRELPVWQEGRQIGAVVDVLDMGYQDLLVVSHDLGESQIPLQAPYVVIEDEDGAPTRIVLTEDTPGGLLGEDEIDDEDGQDSED from the coding sequence GTGAGCGCCCCGGAGAATACGACCCGGATCGGGTATTTCCTGGGGCCGCAGGGGCTGAAAGGTGGCGTGAAGCTGTTCGTACTGGGCGAAGCCGAGCAGCTGCGCGAACTGCCACGTGTTTGGGTAGAGGGCTGGGGCTGGCTCAAGCTGCGCCGCACCGAGCTGACCTATCCGGGCATCGCCCTTTTTCCGAGTACCATCACGACGCGCGAGGCCGCCGCCGACCTGCGCGGCGCTCAGGTGTACGCCGACGACGCCGACCTGCCCGCGCTGGAAGAAGGCAGCTACTACTACCACGAGCTGCGCGAGTTGCCAGTCTGGCAGGAAGGGCGTCAGATCGGTGCGGTGGTGGACGTGCTGGACATGGGATATCAGGACTTGCTGGTGGTCAGCCACGATCTGGGCGAATCGCAGATTCCACTGCAAGCGCCCTACGTGGTGATTGAAGACGAGGACGGCGCGCCTACCCGGATTGTTCTGACTGAAGACACCCCTGGCGGCCTACTGGGCGAGGACGAAATTGACGATGAAGACGGTCAGGACTCAGAGGACTAA
- a CDS encoding Gfo/Idh/MocA family protein: MGLKPEIPHPESKAKRVGYAIVGIGKLSAEELIPAARTSEHAYVAALVTSEEDKGEAFARAFDLTEDDVYTYDEFERLAERDDVEAVYIVLPNSMHREYVERAAKMGKQVLCEKPLGMNAEDAQAMVDACKAADVLLMTAYRCQYTPEHWTARDAVQSGKLGQIRTVDSIHSHVEDDPEAWRLKIDLAGGGPLPDIGLYSLNIIRFVMGEEPQWVFADLHQPEGDRRFEEVEERVSWMMGFSGGVVANCLTSYASQDTSTLRIIGEEGSVLMDPAFDYQGLKLTIEDDEGKFEPSFPAYDQFTNEFDHFAQCIRQGRTPWTPGEEGVADHVVMDAIYESARTGKRITLKPVKEKDAFRGEKKPELPSK, translated from the coding sequence ATGGGCCTAAAACCAGAGATTCCCCATCCCGAATCCAAAGCCAAACGCGTGGGTTACGCCATCGTGGGCATCGGCAAGCTGAGCGCCGAGGAACTGATTCCGGCGGCCCGCACCAGCGAACATGCCTACGTCGCCGCGCTGGTCACCAGTGAGGAGGACAAGGGCGAAGCTTTTGCGCGGGCCTTTGACCTGACCGAAGACGACGTGTACACCTACGATGAATTTGAGCGCCTGGCCGAGCGGGACGATGTAGAGGCGGTCTATATCGTGCTACCCAACTCCATGCACCGCGAATACGTGGAGCGGGCCGCCAAAATGGGCAAGCAGGTACTGTGCGAGAAACCGCTGGGCATGAACGCCGAGGACGCCCAGGCGATGGTAGATGCCTGCAAAGCAGCGGACGTGTTGCTGATGACCGCCTACCGCTGCCAGTACACCCCGGAACACTGGACCGCCCGTGACGCGGTGCAAAGCGGCAAACTGGGCCAAATCCGCACGGTGGACTCGATTCACTCGCACGTTGAGGACGACCCCGAAGCCTGGCGGCTCAAAATTGACTTGGCGGGCGGTGGCCCGCTGCCGGACATCGGGCTGTATTCGCTGAACATCATCCGCTTTGTGATGGGCGAGGAGCCGCAGTGGGTCTTCGCCGACCTGCACCAGCCGGAAGGTGACAGGCGCTTTGAAGAGGTCGAGGAGCGCGTGAGCTGGATGATGGGCTTTTCCGGCGGTGTGGTCGCCAACTGCCTGACCAGCTACGCTTCGCAGGACACCTCTACGCTCCGGATCATCGGCGAAGAGGGCAGCGTGTTGATGGACCCGGCCTTCGACTATCAGGGCCTGAAGCTGACCATCGAAGACGACGAGGGCAAATTCGAGCCGTCGTTCCCGGCTTACGACCAGTTCACCAACGAGTTCGACCATTTCGCGCAGTGCATCCGTCAGGGCCGCACCCCCTGGACCCCCGGCGAAGAAGGCGTGGCCGATCATGTCGTGATGGACGCCATCTACGAGAGCGCCCGCACCGGAAAACGAATCACCCTGAAGCCTGTGAAGGAGAAAGACGCCTTCCGGGGTGAGAAGAAGCCAGAACTGCCGAGCAAATAA